The following are encoded together in the Coffea arabica cultivar ET-39 chromosome 1c, Coffea Arabica ET-39 HiFi, whole genome shotgun sequence genome:
- the LOC140038984 gene encoding uncharacterized protein produces MPAWYNPQAVCAYHSGAPGHATCDCKALKHKIQDMVEAGEIVIRKREAQGPNVNRNPLPNHVNTIGVIMDDTEYMEQVKDLAREAEVFGVTDQPFIIELPFEEDNQPFVLDLTSAESEALKPVFIEFPRQEPVLSLQQVPWNYDEPIIQIGENSATKKEVSVVTRSGRTVSPFETTIPIQAKNSEPPIKPTITEKEAVDFLKRLQRSEYNIIEKLSKSPAQITMLDLLFSSDVHRDALIDVLTKAQIPRDISVDNFSNVVGSVLFNKQIAFSDDELPTEGIEHNRALYITVRCNGKMLPKVLIDNGSALNICPWSTLEKLGLQDIKLRPSGTIVRGFNGAQREPIGEADLVVEMGPAQFQITCQVMHFPSIYNILLGRPWIHKSGAVPSSLHQLLKFVINNKLITIFAEEDCLVITDSGSKEEGSRSTTMSPHSTSDIVSVSWITMEEQALSKASVMMAKEMIRGGYKLDRGLGRELQGILKPVEIMEKRDTFGLGFQPTAKDIREMKERKRAEKEGRQRALDIPPLHYTFPRPAEVIISEINPIDEIEASLAQLFVGATFEDSLSDKAEFPDIPEGSISNWTAEFLPIRKEFR; encoded by the coding sequence ATGCCTGCGTGGTATAATCCACAagctgtctgtgcttatcattctggggCCCCCGGACATGCCACCTGTGATTGCAAGGCACTTAAGCATAAAATCCAAGATATGGTTGAAGCCGGGGAGATTGTAATCCGGAAAAGGGAGGCGCAAGGGCCGAACGTAAATAGGAATCCTTTGCCGAACCATGTTAATACCATTGGGGTCATTATGGATGACACGGAGTATATGGAACAAGTCAAAGATTTGGCAAGAGAAGCTGAGGTAtttggggtcacagaccaaccATTCATCATAGAGTTGCCATTCGAAGAAGATAACCAGCCTTTTGTTTTGGATCTCACGTCAGCAGAGAGTGAAGCGTTGAAGCCGGTATTCATCGAATTCCCGAGGCAAGAGCCTGTTTTGAGCCTGCAACAAGTGCCGTGGAATTACGATGAACCTATTATACAGATCGGGGAAAATTCAGCTACAAAGAAAGAGGTGTCAGTGGTTACCAGATCGGGGAGGACTGTAAGTCCATTTGAAACTACTATTCCGATTCAAGCAAAGAATTCCGAGCCGCCCATTAAGccaacaatcaccgagaaagaagccGTGGATTTCCTTAAACGACTCCAGAGAAGTGAATACAACATAATCGAAAAGCTAAGCAAGTCACCTGCCCAGATAACCATGTTGGATTTACTTTTCTCTTCAGACGTGCATAGGGATGCATTGATCGACGTATTAACTAAAGCTCAAATTCCGAGGGACATTtctgttgataatttttcaaacgtggTTGGGAGCGTATTATTCAACAAACAAATTGCTTTTTCTGACGATGAATTGCCGACAGAGGGCATTGAACATAATAGGGCGTTGTACATAACAGTGAGGTGCAACGGAAAAATGCTGCCGAAGGTGCTAATTGACAACGGGTCCGCacttaatatctgtccttggagtaccttggAGAAGCTAGGATTGCAAGACATTAAGCTGAGGCCTTCGGGGACTATCGTTCGAGGGTTTAATGGAGCTCAAAGGGAGCCGATAGGAGAGGCAGATTTAGTAGTCGAGATGGGGCCCgcccaatttcaaataacttgccaagtaaTGCACTTCCCGAGCATTTACAATATTTTACTTGGAaggccatggattcacaagtcAGGGGCTGTGCCATCTTCGTTGCATCAATTGCTGAAGTTCGTAATAAATAACAAGCTAATCACTATCTTTGCCGAAGAGGACTGCCTGGTAATCACCGATTCTGGATCTAAAGAGGAGGGAAGTCGAAGTACCACCATGTCCCCTCATAGCACATCCGATATAGTCTCCGTAAGTTGGATCACAATGGAGGAACAAGCTCTCTCAAAAGCAAGTGTaatgatggctaaggaaatgattCGTGGAGGATACAAATTAGACAGAGGATTGGGGCGTGAACTGCAAGGGATCCTGAAGCCAGTGGAGATTATGGAAAAAAGGGATACATTCGGTTTGGGTTTCCAACCAACTGCTAAGGATATCAGAGAAATGAAGGAGCGTAAGAGAGCGGAGAAAGAAGGGAGGCAAAGGGCTCTTGATATTCCACCGCTGCATTATACTTTCCCACGACCAGCCGAGGTGATCATATCAGAAATCAACCCAATTGACGAAATTGAAGCTAGTTTGGCCCAGTTGTTCGTTGGGGCGacatttgaagatagtttgtcagacaaagctgaatttcctgacatccctGAAGGGTCGATTTCCAATTGGACAGCTGAATTTCTGCCTattcggaaggagtttcggtaa